TGCATGCTCTATGATGGCAGCTGCAACAGGTGACAGCAGATTTAATGAAAGAACAGCATATATAATTGACGAACTAGCGCTTTGCCAACAAGCGGACGGAACAGGTTTAATTTGTGGCATACCGAGAGGGAAAGGGATTTTTCAGGAAGTAAAAGAAGGCAAAATCTATTCTCAAGGCTTTGACTTAAATGGAGGATGGGTGCCTTTATACACCATGCATAAAGTGTTTGCTGGTTTAAGAGATGCGTATATTTACACAGATAATGAAAAGGCGCTTCAAGTGGAAATAAAGCTGGGACTTTGGCTTGAGGACATGGTTAGGGGTTTGTCTGAAGAGCAGATGGATGAACTGCTTAAATGTGAATTCGGGGGAATGGCAGAGGTTCTTGCTGACTTGGCAGTCCATACTAGTGACGACCGATTTTTTGCTCTTTCAGAAAGATTTTATCATAAAGAAGTATTAAGTCCATTAGCAGATAGAAGGGATGCTTTAGCTGGAAGGCATGCTAACACACAAATACCGAAAGTGGTCGCTGCGGCAAGGCAGTACGAAATCTCCGGCAACGAAATGTACAAGGAAATTTCTGAGTTCTTTTGGGACACTGTCGTTCATGAGCATTCCTATGTAATTGGAGGTAATTCACTTAATGAGCATTTTGGCGAAGCTGGCAAACTGAATGACCGCCTCGGTGAAAATACGTGTGAAACATGCAATTCATACAATATGCTGAAGCTTACAAAGCATCTTTTCAAGTGGAAACCTACAGCTGAAGAAGGCGATTACTATGAGAGAGCTCTTTACAATCATATACTTGCATCACAAAATCCGCATGATGGTAGTGTCTGTTATTTTGTGTCACTTGATATGGGCGGACATAAAAAATACAACTCTAAGTTTGACAGCTTTACATGCTGTGTAGGATCTGGGATGGAAAACCATGCGAGCCATGGCAATGCCATTTATTTTCATGATGAAAATAAACTGTATGTTAATCAATATATACCTTCTCGTCTTGACTGGGATAACCTGGGGGTTATTGTCGAGCAAAAAACAGAATATCCACAGAATGGCAGAATTAGAATAGAACTGTCTTGCCAAGAGGAAAAGGCTTTTTCTCTCTATTTAAGATATCCTTACTGGGCGGTTAGTGGAATGGAAATTTCCATAAACGGTGAACAGTACCAGCATGATAATCAGCCTGCGAGTCTTATTGAAATAGAAAGAGTTTGGCAGGAGGGAGACGTGCTGGATATTCATATACCAATGACACTTCGCAAGGAAGCAATCCTGGATAATCCAGACAGAGTCGCTTTTTTACACGGGCCGATTGTGCTTGCAGGAGATTTAGGGGAGATAAGTGACGCACAGGTTACGAAGGATTTATTATTTACACCGGTCCTTGTGACAGATGATGATCCAATTCATGCAATAGTCGCTACTGCTGATGCAGAATACAGGCTGGATGGCATCGGCAATCCTCGTGATGTGAAGCTATTGCCGTTTTACCTTCTGCATGACAGAAGTGCGACTGTTTATTGGGATGTGTTTACAAAAGATAAGTGGCAGGAAGCGGAGAAAGCTTATAAAGAAGCGCTTCAAAAGGAACAAGCGCTGCAAGAAAAAACGCTTGATTTCGTTCAGCCTGGAGAAATGCAGCCAGAGCGCGACCATCAGTTTGAAGGAGAGCATGTCGGAATTGGAACTGTGTCTAACCGGAAGTACCGC
This DNA window, taken from Niallia sp. Man26, encodes the following:
- a CDS encoding glycoside hydrolase family 127 protein — encoded protein: MTVEAFHLRQVRITDGPFKHAMELNRDYLLQLKPDKLLSRYRQYAGLEPKADHYKGWEEQGISGHTLGHYISACSMMAAATGDSRFNERTAYIIDELALCQQADGTGLICGIPRGKGIFQEVKEGKIYSQGFDLNGGWVPLYTMHKVFAGLRDAYIYTDNEKALQVEIKLGLWLEDMVRGLSEEQMDELLKCEFGGMAEVLADLAVHTSDDRFFALSERFYHKEVLSPLADRRDALAGRHANTQIPKVVAAARQYEISGNEMYKEISEFFWDTVVHEHSYVIGGNSLNEHFGEAGKLNDRLGENTCETCNSYNMLKLTKHLFKWKPTAEEGDYYERALYNHILASQNPHDGSVCYFVSLDMGGHKKYNSKFDSFTCCVGSGMENHASHGNAIYFHDENKLYVNQYIPSRLDWDNLGVIVEQKTEYPQNGRIRIELSCQEEKAFSLYLRYPYWAVSGMEISINGEQYQHDNQPASLIEIERVWQEGDVLDIHIPMTLRKEAILDNPDRVAFLHGPIVLAGDLGEISDAQVTKDLLFTPVLVTDDDPIHAIVATADAEYRLDGIGNPRDVKLLPFYLLHDRSATVYWDVFTKDKWQEAEKAYKEALQKEQALQEKTLDFVQPGEMQPERDHQFEGEHVGIGTVSNRKYRDTWPNGHFRFNLTVLPNENNSLIAAYTKNEWNSMKEFDVLADDRKLADGKIEWEEMSQFVYVKYEIPSVATDRISITFRAHPDKRVPKVFELRTIKG